In a genomic window of Rhinopithecus roxellana isolate Shanxi Qingling chromosome 2, ASM756505v1, whole genome shotgun sequence:
- the LOC115893568 gene encoding 60S ribosomal protein L37, with amino-acid sequence MTKGTSSFGKRRNKTHTLCRRCGSKAYHLQKSTCGKCGYPAKRKRKYNWSAKAKRRNTTGTGRMRHLKIVYRRFRHGFREGTTPKPKRAAVAASSSS; translated from the coding sequence ATGACGAAGGGAACGTCATCGTTTGGAAAGCGTCGCAATAAGACGCACACATTGTGCCGCCGCTGTGGCTCTAAGGCCTACCACCTTCAGAAGTCGACCTGTGGCAAATGTGGCTACCCTGCCAAGCGCAAGAGAAAGTATAACTGGAGTGCCAAGGCTAAAAGACGAAATACCACCGGAACTGGTCGAATGAGGCACCTAAAAATTGTATACCGCAGATTCAGGCATGGATTCCGTGAAGGAACAACACCTAAACCCAAGAGGGCAGCTGTTGCAGCATCCAGTTCATCTTAA